The genome window GGTGGGGCTGCCCGCCTCCTCATCCGCGTTCACGCAAAGGATAATCTTTCGTCGCAGCGGAATACGCAGTTTTTGCATGAGCCGGACCGCATGCCAGGCCAGAACCAGCCCGCCCTTCATATCGGCGGCCCCCGGCCCGTAGGCCTTGCCGTCCGCGACCTTCCAGGGCATGGCCGCAAGGCTTCCCATGGGGAATACCGTGTCGTAATGCCCCACGAGCATGAGCGCGTCATCGCCTTCGCCGTATTCCGCCACGAAGTGGTCGCCGCATTCCGTCTGCGGGAAGGTCCGCACACGGAACCCGAGACCGGCGAACAGCTGCTGGAAAAACCGGCCGCACGCGTCGGACGCCGCCTTGTCGCCGTATGTCGGCGATTCCAGCAGGACGGCCTTCTCCAAAAGGTTCAGGAACGAACCGGTCTCCTGTTCCGCAAGGTCAAGCAATTTTCCGCTGTCCGGCATCATCGTACCCGCCCGCTGTTTCCGCTCGCGCGGCATTGTATTTGAAACACGCGACGTAATGCCCTTCCCCGGTATCCAGCAGTTCCGGGTCCGCAAGCGTGCATCCGGCCATTTTCTCTTCGCACCGCTTCGCGAACCGGCAGCCGCCCGGCGGGTTGATCGGGCTGGTCAGCTCCCCACGCAGCAGGAAGATTTCCTTGGTCCGCATATCCAGCGAGGGTTCCGGGATCGCGGCCAGCAGCGCCCTGGTGTAGGGGTGCTTCGGGTTCGCGAACAGTTCGTCCGTCGGCGCCCGCTCCACGCACTGGCCGAGGTACATGACGAAAATCTCGTTGGAAATGTGCTTCACCACGGACAGGTCGTGCGTGATGAACATGTAGGTAAGGCCCTTGTCTTCCTGGATATCCATGAGCAGATTCAGAATCTGCGCCTGGATGGACACGTCGAGCGCGGAGACCGGCTCGTCGCAGACGATGAACGACGGGCCGAGAGACAGCGCGCGGGCGATGCCGATGCGCTGCCGCCTGCCGCCGTCCAGTTCGTGGGGGTAGGAGTTGGCGAAGCGCCGGGCCAGGCCCACCACGTCCATCAGCTTGGCCGCCTGGTTGAAGGCTTCGGCCTTGGAAGAACAGGTGCTGTTCACGATCATGAATTCCGCGATGATCTCGGAGACCGACATGCGCGGGTTCAGGCTGGAATACGGGTCCTGGAAGATGATTTGCATCTTCCGGCGCATGTCCCGCATCTGCTTTTTATTGTAGGTCACAATGTCCACGCCGTCGTAGAGGATCTTCCCGGCGGTGGGCTCGATAAGCCGCAGGATGGTCCTGCCGAGCGTGCTTTTGCCGCAGCCGGATTCCCCCACCACGCCGAGCGTTTTACCGCGCGGGATGGTCAGGTTGATGGCGTCCACGGCGTGCAGGTTGCCTGCGGCCACGCGGAAATACTTTTTCAGGTCAACCGTCTGGATGAGAGGGGTCGCGGAAGCGTCAACCGGCATGGGACACGCCCTCCTGTTCTAAGTGCCAGCCGTCCTCCCCGGCGAAGAGATGGCAGGCCAGTTTGTGGGTTCCCCGGCAATGGACGCCGGGATGGGTCGTGTCGCAGATAGCCATGCGCGAGGGACAGCGCGGCGCGAACCGGCAGCCCGGCGGCAGTTGGGAGGGGTCCGGCATCAATCCGGGAATGGGGTTGAGCCGGGCCGTCTTCTTCGTAAGGTTGGGGATGGACCCGAACAGCCCCGTCACATAGGGATGGTGGAATTTTGCCGTGAAAATATCCTCGGCCGTGCCCACTTCCACCAGTTCCCCGGCGTACATGACCGCCACGTGGTCACAGGTCTGGGCGATAATGCCCAGATCGTGGGAGATCAGAATCATGGAGGTTTGCAGCCTGTCCCGGAGCTCCCGGATCATCATCAGCACCTGGGCCTGGATGGTCACGTCGAGCGCCGTGGTCGGCTCGTCCGCGATCAGGAGATCAGGCT of uncultured delta proteobacterium contains these proteins:
- the dppF gene encoding dipeptide transporter; ATP-binding component of ABC superfamily (Evidence 2a : Function of homologous gene experimentally demonstrated in an other organism; PubMedId : 7536291; Product type t : transporter); protein product: MPVDASATPLIQTVDLKKYFRVAAGNLHAVDAINLTIPRGKTLGVVGESGCGKSTLGRTILRLIEPTAGKILYDGVDIVTYNKKQMRDMRRKMQIIFQDPYSSLNPRMSVSEIIAEFMIVNSTCSSKAEAFNQAAKLMDVVGLARRFANSYPHELDGGRRQRIGIARALSLGPSFIVCDEPVSALDVSIQAQILNLLMDIQEDKGLTYMFITHDLSVVKHISNEIFVMYLGQCVERAPTDELFANPKHPYTRALLAAIPEPSLDMRTKEIFLLRGELTSPINPPGGCRFAKRCEEKMAGCTLADPELLDTGEGHYVACFKYNAARAETAGGYDDAGQRKIA